AATACCTTTTTTAACCCTCCTTTcgccaagggaaaaaaaaatctcaatctctctctctctcctggagCTGAAGCCAACGCTAGAGATTTCTTCTGTCCGTGCAAATCGAATCAGCGCTCTCTTCTCTTCTCAAGGTACCGTATCTAAACGAAGCGATCTCTTTACTTTCTCACAGTTCGATCTCTAATCGACCAGTCGTCTGCTTTTCGATTTTATCACTGATTTCCGATCGCTCAATCTTTGTATCAGATCGGACTCATCGCAGCCTCCACTGCTAGGTAAAACCGCGATTTTTTGAACAATTTTAGTTGCATCGGATAAGAAGCCATTGTCTGGTAGTGATTTGATTTGTCTAATCGAGCCTTGCGTAGTGAAACGTGTACGTAGCCTCTAGTATTTGGATGAAATCAGTGAAGTAATATGTAGACTTTGTTATTTCTATATGTATATGTCTAGTTGAAATATGTAGACTTTATTATTTCTATATGTATATGTCTAGTTGATCCACGTCTTGCATAGTTCAAAATATCCGTATCGGTCACCATAACGGTATCGGTTGCGATGTCGTGGTTCCAGGGCGTATCAGTCGTAGTGTAACTGTATTGGTGACCAGAGGGGTTAGAATTTCACAACACTTACTGATACCACCGCTAAGTAGCGGCTCCTATCGGCTGTAATTTTGACCGTATCGGCCGTAACGGACCAATACCATGGTTACGTGTATTTGCTGATGCCGTTACGTATCTGCCGATACTGTTCCTGTTCCTTATCACCGATCCATATGCGATTTTTCTTCGCACTGCAATATCGGTTGTATCGGCCGATACCGATTTTGGTGATGTCAAAATGAATCATCACTTGGGTACCGTAAGCTGTTCTTTTGAATGATGTGGAAATGAGCATTATATGTCGCTGGTTTTGTGTGTAAGATTAAGATGCTCTGGAGTTGTGTAGTTTTTTTATATGTGCCTGTTTCCTAGGTGTATCTGTTTATTGAGTACCGGACatgtgttttttcttcttttcattaGTAAGTTTGATGGGACAACTTGGGTCCCTCGTTGTGTCGAGAATCGCGATAGAATTCTAGAGATGAAATGAACAATTTTCCAATTCGTTGCAAACTGCTTTGTGACTATGGAGACTTGAATGCCAGCCCGAGATTATTGACGGCTATGTTATGGGAAAATTTGCCGATTctgtaattttattttcatcttGCATCGTATAGCAATAAGTTTAGTGAAGGAACAGATCTTTTCCAGTCTATTTTATATTCTTTGACTGCAGTTATTGGACtgacattttgattttgtgCCGTTGTGTCAACACGTCAGGgaagaacttttttttccccctctaaTGATTTTACGTGAAAATTACCCGTGTACAATTTAAGAAGTTATTATTGAACTAAAAAATGATGTAATAATGGTAGGATAATCACAAGTTTTTACAGAAATAGTTGTGTTGTGCCAGAGTGGACCTTAGATTCTCTTTTAATTCTTGTAAGGGCAAAAGCTATTAATAATCATCATTTGGCCTGTCACGGGGGCCCCTCACTGAAGTTTTAGTTCAGTAGAAGAAACTCAAAATGCTTGACTCCAAATGATATTGTCATACAGTTAATAGGTTCTAGTCTTCTAGCTCGCTGGTGCTTCTTCGAAGAATGAAGGATTGGCTTGATGCATTTGGAAAACCCTTAACTCATCCTGATGGATGGTTATGATTACAACCGTTGGATACTTGGGGTTGAATAGAATTTAGGGTTAAAAAGAATCATGTAGAAGTGGCATACCTGGAAAGATTTATTTTCTGcttgtgaaaagagaataagtTTTGTTTTGGGAGCTACATCCACGTTGGTCAAGACTAGTTTGCAGGCTTGTGGTCATTTTCTGTAGGTGGTTATTCTGTTGATATCTATTTTACTTGACTGTATGCTTCATTTGGAGTTCTGTTTTCCTCTATTTTTATCCTTCACTTTTGTGCAAGGAAAGAATCATTGACCTTTCCTTGTTAGTTGTCCATCTTGTAAAGGTACAAGGTATCCTATGTTGCGTCTTTTCATATGCATTTCCAAACAACGCGGCGCATTCTTGGTGTTTCTTGCTTTTGCTTGAACTACATTCCTGAGTTTGCTACAATTTAAGGTTGTGAAGGGTATTAATTTGAGTTTTCTTTATTTACTCACTAAATATGAAACATTAAGATGCTATTAAATGTTGATCATTTTTTAACCCTTTCAGTTTTGCTTCCTAAATCTTTAACCCTGTTGATTCAGGATTACTCCCTGGTTCATCTGTCTGTGCTCTGCAAATTTTCGAAGTGTGTCAACTTCTAGGTATCTTTTATGTCCGAGCAGGCCGTTTTGTTTCAAGGATCAATTGGGTTACTTGGAGAATACTGCCCTAAGTCGAGGAAAAAGAACGAACCCTTATCGGACCGAATTGACTGCATGTATCACACGTCCTGGCAGGAATTTCGTTATTGCGATTGGGTGCAACTTTCCTTTAGTAAAGAGGAGGAAATTGATTTGTCTGCCCAAGACTCCTTAAAGGACTTCTACATATTGAAATCCAGCATTTCCTCACTGTGACATCTATCCTTTTGTTCAAGGAACCTctccaaccaaaccaaacatggCTTTACAAAACATAGGTGCCAGCAATAGTGATGATGCCTTCTACAGGTATAAGATGCCTAAGATGATTACCAAGATTGAGGGCCGAGGAAATGGTATTAAGACAAACATTGTCAACATGGTTGATATTGCAAAGGCTTTGGCACGGCCTCCTTCTTACACAACAAAGTATTTTGGTAATGAGCTGGGGGCACAATCTAAATTTGATGAGAAAACTGGAGTTGCACTTGTTAATGGTGGACATGACACTGTTAAACTTGCTGGTCTGCTGGAGAACTTTATTAAGAAGTATGTGCAGTGTTATGGCTGTGGCAATCCCGAAACGGAAGTCCTAATTACAAAAACTCAGATGGTACAACTGAAGTGTGCAGCATGTGGTTTTGTTTCCGATGTGGATATGAGGGACAAGCTCACAACCTTCATATTAAAGAATCCACCTGAACCAAAAAAGGGATCGAAAGAGAAGAAGGCCATGAGGAGGGCTGAGAAAGAGCGACTGAAGGAAGGTGAGGCAGCTGATGAAgagatgaagaagctgaagaaagAGGTGAAGAAAAAGGGGCCTTCCACTTCTAAGGATGGGCCTGCAAAAGCCagctccaacaaaaagaaagccAGTGGTTCAGATGAGGAACGTACTCCACCCACTGTAAACCATGTTGATGAGAAAGAAGAGGATGGTGACGATGACGACGACGATGTCCAGTGGCAAACTGACACATCAGCTGAGGCGGCCCGCCAGCGCATCCAAGAGCAACTGAGTGCTGCTACAGCAGAAATGGTTATGCTTTCCACTAATGAGACCAATGGAGCAAGCCAGAGTCCAAAAACTGCGTCTCCGCCACCTGGGGTGAATCCCAAAGTTGAGAATGGAAACTCAAGCCATGAAAAGCTAGTGGAAGAGGTGAAAGCAAAACTGCAGAAGGGAGTTACTGCAAACCAACTCCAGTCTATCTTGGCATCATTTTCCGGATCTCCTCAGGATGTAATGACTGCTTTGTTTGAGGCACTCTTTGATGGGGTTGAGAAAGGgtttgcaaaggaggtggccaAGAAGAAAGGATATTtggctgctgctgttgctgggGATGAGGGATCACAGTTGCTTCTACTTCGAGCGATTGAGGCTTTTGTTTTGAAGCCTAGCGTACCTGCTTTGAAGGAAGTGGCTGTATTTCTTAAGGCACTTTACGATGCtgatgtggtggtggaggagtacGTTATGCAGTGGTATCAGGAAGGTCTGGCAGGTGGCAACAAGGACTCGCAGATGTGGAAGAATGTGAGGCCCTTTATTGAGTGGCTCCAGAGCGCAGAGTCTGAAACAGAGGAGGAATGATGGTTCTCAGCTTTTCATCAGTTGTGGTACTGTTCTTGCTATTTTCTAGTGTTTATGTTCGTGTCCGTGTCAGTCCAAACTACGAATAAGAGTTGTCACTTGATGATGGCTGTTTGGATGTAGGTTTTATTTGGTACTTCTGGTCTGGGAATTGGCTGTGGTTTTGCTTGCCTTTGTTGTGGCTCCCTTTATGTTGCGTCGTACTTGCTTTAATCCGATAAGTAATTGCAGTTTGTTTCTGTGAATTGGATGCATTTTCTCTGATGAATGAATTGGCTGGTCTTCTCTATGCGAATGGTTGCTATGTGCATCTTAAGTTAACCTTCCGAATGGAGGGGAGAATGGGTTACCTTTCCAGAATCCTTTACTCTATTTGCTGCATTTATCCTTTGCTTGTACTGAAGTTGTAGGTTACTGGGTTCTG
This DNA window, taken from Rhododendron vialii isolate Sample 1 chromosome 8a, ASM3025357v1, encodes the following:
- the LOC131298055 gene encoding eukaryotic translation initiation factor 5-like gives rise to the protein MALQNIGASNSDDAFYRYKMPKMITKIEGRGNGIKTNIVNMVDIAKALARPPSYTTKYFGNELGAQSKFDEKTGVALVNGGHDTVKLAGLLENFIKKYVQCYGCGNPETEVLITKTQMVQLKCAACGFVSDVDMRDKLTTFILKNPPEPKKGSKEKKAMRRAEKERLKEGEAADEEMKKLKKEVKKKGPSTSKDGPAKASSNKKKASGSDEERTPPTVNHVDEKEEDGDDDDDDVQWQTDTSAEAARQRIQEQLSAATAEMVMLSTNETNGASQSPKTASPPPGVNPKVENGNSSHEKLVEEVKAKLQKGVTANQLQSILASFSGSPQDVMTALFEALFDGVEKGFAKEVAKKKGYLAAAVAGDEGSQLLLLRAIEAFVLKPSVPALKEVAVFLKALYDADVVVEEYVMQWYQEGLAGGNKDSQMWKNVRPFIEWLQSAESETEEE